The uncultured Subdoligranulum sp. genomic sequence GTCGTGCGGATTTTCTTTCAGGCAGGCAGTCTGTCCTCCAGCCAGTGCAGGACGTAGTCGAAGACTTCCTCCCGGTTCCATTCATTGTGCAGTTCGTGGCGGGCGCCCTCAAAGATCTCACAGGTCAGATCCTTGATTCCGGCGTCGCCCAGCATCGCCCAGACTTTGCGCACACCCTCTCCATAGCCGCCCACCGGATCCTCGGCGCCGGAGATGAGCAGGATGGGCAGATTCTTGTCCACCGACCGGGCCCAGCGGGCGCGGTTCACATGGTGGATGGCCGCCAGCATCTCCCGGTAACTACCCAACGTAAAGGGAAAGGCACACAGCGGGTCGGCGTCATAGGCCCGGACCACCGCTTCATCCCGGGTAAGCCAGGCGTTGGGGGATTTTGCATCGGGAATCCGTTTGCAGTAGCCGCCCATGTTGGCCCGGACCATAAACGGAGACACCGTGCGCGGGCCCCGCAGAGCCGCCAGCACCGTGGCAATCCCCTGCCCCACCGTATGGAGCAGCTGGGGACCGGCCGTGCCGGAGATGATCAGGCCGGCAATGGTTTCGGGCCAGCGCTCGGCGTACCAGCGGGCATAAAAACTGCCCATGCTGTGCCCGTACAGAAAAACCGGCAGACCGGGGAACTCCTGATGCAGATGCTCGTTCATCCGGTGCAGGTCCTGCAAAAGATAATACCGCCCACCGGGTTCGCCGTAATGGCCGTACTCCCCCGGCGCGGCACTTTCGCCGTGGCCCAGATGATCGTTTCCGGCCAGAGCGATACCGTGGGCCGCATAAAACCGGGCCATGGGCTCATAGCGGCGGATATACTCGCACATGCCATGGCTGAGCTGCAGTACCGCGTGGACCGGCACATCCGGCATGGTATACACATACGCCGCAATGGTATGGGTGGTATCCGAGGAGGGAAAGTGGATCGTTTCCCGGCAAAGCTGTGCCATCGCAACCTCCTATTCTTCTCCTTTGATCTTCTTCCAGTATTGGGCAAAGGCCTGCTCGTTCTTGTTGTCGCCGGGCTCGTAGTAGCGCCGGTTCTTGAGGGCATCGGGCAGGTATTGCTGCTTGGTCCAGTGATGGGGAAAGTCGTGGGGGTAGAGGTAGTGCTGCCCCTTCACCTTGGCATCGGCCCCGTCGTAGTGCTTGTTCTGCAGCTGGCGGGGAATGGGCCCGGTGCGCCCCGCCTGAACATCGGCCATGGCCGCATTGATGCCATCATGGGCCGAGTTGGATTTGGGCGCCGTGGCCACCAGCACCACCGCATCGGCCAGCGCCAGCCGGGCTTCCGGCAGGCCCACCGCGTTGGCAATGTCCACCGCCGCCTTGACGATGGGAATGATCTGCGGCCAGGCCAGGCCCACATCCTCGCAGGCGCAGACCATCAGCCGCCGGCAGGCACTGGGCAGGTCCCCCGCCTCCAGCAGCCGGGCCAGATAGTGCAGCGCCGCATCGGGGTCGGAACCACGCATGGATTTCTGGTAGGCCGACACAATATCGTAGTGGTCGTCCCCCAGCTTGTCATACCGCATGGCCGTGCGGGCCGCCACCTGCTGGACCATGTCCAGCGTCACGGTGCGGCTGCCGTTTTCCACCGGCGCCGCCGTCACCGCGAACTCCAGATTGCCCAGCGCCTTGCGCATATCGCCGCCGGCACTCTGGGCCAGGTAGTCCAGCGCGTCCTCGGGAATCAGGATCGGGACCTTGTCCTCGGCCCCCAGACGCGCCACCGCGTGCTCCACCCCCTGGCGGATATCCGCCGCCGTCAGGGATTTGAACTCAAACACCGTGCACCGGGACAGCAGCGCATTGTACACATAGAAATAGGGATTCTCGGTGGTGGAGGCGATCAGCGTCACGGTTCCCTGCTCCACACATTCCAGAAGGCTCTGCTGCTGCCTTTTATTAAAGTACTGGATCTCATCCAGGTAGAGCAGAATGCCGCCGGTGGCACCCAGTGTGCCGATGTCGGCCAGCACCGACTTGATGTCGCTGGTGGAAGCGGTGGTCCCGTTGAGCTTGTGCAGCTGCATGCCGCTGCCCGCCGCAATGATGCTGGCCACCGTGGTCTTCCCCACCCCCGACGGGCCGTAAAAGATCATGTTGGGAATGCGGCCGCTTTCCACCGTGCGGCGGAACACTTGATTCTTGCCCAGAAGATGCTGCTGCCCGCAGACTTCATCCAGCGTGCGCGGCCGCAGCCGCTGTGCCAGGGGTTCCATGGGTTTCCCTCCTTGTTATATATCCATTTCTTCGGGCACTCGGGCCCCGTTTTTTTATTTGTTTAAGCCGTCCTCCCCCAAACTGGGGGCTCTTCCTCTTGATTATAAGGTATCACCGTGGTAGAATCAAGAGAAAGAACGCGAAACGGAGCGAATGCTGTGACAAAAAAGGAACTGGCGCAGATCTGTATTGACCGCCTCAAAGCCGAATATCCTCTGGCCGAATGTACGCTGGATTACGACCACGCCTGGCAGCTGCTGGTGGAGGTACGCCTGGCTGCCCAGTGCACCGACGCCCGCGTCAATGTGGTGGTGCAGGATCTGTTTGCCCGCTACCCCAGTGTGGAGGCCCTGGCGGCTGCCACGCCGGAGGAGATCGAGGCCATCGTCAAGCCCTGCGGCCTGGGACGCAGCAAGGCGCGGGATATTTCCGCCTGCATGCGGATGCTCCGTGATCAGTACGGCGGCAAGGTGCCCGACGATTTTGACGCGCTGCTGGCCCTGCCCGGAGTCGGCCGCAAGAGCGCCAACCTGATTATGGGCGATGTGTTCGGCAAGCCGGCCATTGTGACCGACACCCACTGCATCCGCCTTTGCAACCGCATCGGCCTGGTGGACAACATCAAGGAACCCGCCAAGGTGGAGCGCGAGCTCTGGAAGATCATCCCGCCGGAGGAGGGCAGCGATTTCTGCCACCGGCTGGTCTACCACGGCCGGGCTGTCTGCACGGCGCGGACCACCCCCTTCTGCGAAAAGTGCTGTCTGGCCGATGTGTGCCGGACAGGAAAGGAATATCTGCATGAAAAAGGAAACTGATACCCCGCTGGGCGGCGAACTGCGCAGCCAGCAGACCGCCGACCGGCTGGTTGCTGAGCTGCGCAGCGGTCTGTATGCCGGTGCTTCCCAGCTGCCCAGTGAGGTGGAACTGGCCGGCGCGCTGGGCATCAGCCGCACGGTGGTGCGGGATGCCCTCAGCCTGCTGGAACGGGAGGGGTATCTGGAGCGTGTGCGCGGCATCGGGACGCTGGTCAACCGCGACGTGCTGAAGATGGAAAACCGTCTGGACCAGAAACTGGAATTCTACCGCATGATCCGCGCCGCCGGGTATGAACCCCACAGCGACAACGTGCTGGTCACCCGGGAAACCGCCCCCGATGATCTGGCACGGCGGCTGGGTCTTGCCCCGGAGGAGCATCCCACGCTGGTGTTTGTGCGCCGGCGCGTTCTGGCGGACAACACCCCCGTGCTTTACTCCACCGACATTCTGCCGCTGGCGCTTTTCGGCGGGCAGCGGCTGGATACGCTGGATTTCACCCGTTCCATCTTTGAGATTGTGTCGGAATACTGCCACGTGGAGGTGACCAAAACACTGGCCCACATCCGCGCTGTGACCGGCACCCCGGGCATCCGGCACCAGCTGGGGCTGCGGCCCGATCAGGCCCTGATGCAGCTGGACGAGACCTGCTATTCCCGCCTGTGCCGCCCGGTACTGTGCTGCCAGACCTGCTACACGGATTTCTTCGATTTTGCCATCGTGCGCAAGCTGGTGTAACTGTTTTTGTTGTCATTGGGTGCCGCCGCCCGGACGGGCCGGCGCTCCATGAGATAAATAGAGATTTTAAAGGGGAATGTGTATGAGACATCTGATCGACCCGGCGGACTTTACGCTGGATGAAACCCTTCGCCTGATGGATCTGGCCGACCGTATCCACGACGACCCGGCTGCGTACAAGGACGTTGCCTACCGCAAGCGCCTGGCGACGCTGTTCTACGAGCCGAGCACCCGCACCCGCCTCTCCTTTGAGGCAGCCATGCTCAATCTGGGCGGCCAGGTGCTGGGCTTTCCCGACGCCCGCGTCTCCAGCGCCTCCAAGGGTGAGACCGTTGCCGACACCATCCGCATCATCAGCTGCTACGCCGACATCGCCGCCATGCGCCATCCCAAGGAGGGCGCCCCGCTGCGGGCTGCCCGTTACAGCCGCATCCCGGTCATCAACGCCGGCGACGGCGGCCACAGCCACCCCACCCAGACCTTGCTGGACATGATGACCATCCGCCGCCGCAAAGGTCGCCTGGACAACCTGACCATCGGCTTCTGCGGCGACCTGAAATTCGGCCGCACCGTCCACAGCCTGATCAAGAGCCTGTCCCGCCTGCCGGGCATGCGGTTCGTGCTCATCTCGCCCGAAGAGCTGCGGGTGCCGGACTACATCATCAGCGAAGTGCTAGCCCCCAACGGCATCGATTACATCGAGACCCGCAATCTGGAACAGTCCCTGCCGGATCTGGACATTCTGTACATGACCCGTGTGCAGCAGGAGCGCTTCTTCAACGAGGAAGATTACATCCGCCTGAAGAACAGCTACATCCTGACCAAGGAAAA encodes the following:
- a CDS encoding alpha/beta fold hydrolase encodes the protein MAQLCRETIHFPSSDTTHTIAAYVYTMPDVPVHAVLQLSHGMCEYIRRYEPMARFYAAHGIALAGNDHLGHGESAAPGEYGHYGEPGGRYYLLQDLHRMNEHLHQEFPGLPVFLYGHSMGSFYARWYAERWPETIAGLIISGTAGPQLLHTVGQGIATVLAALRGPRTVSPFMVRANMGGYCKRIPDAKSPNAWLTRDEAVVRAYDADPLCAFPFTLGSYREMLAAIHHVNRARWARSVDKNLPILLISGAEDPVGGYGEGVRKVWAMLGDAGIKDLTCEIFEGARHELHNEWNREEVFDYVLHWLEDRLPA
- a CDS encoding replication-associated recombination protein A, producing the protein MEPLAQRLRPRTLDEVCGQQHLLGKNQVFRRTVESGRIPNMIFYGPSGVGKTTVASIIAAGSGMQLHKLNGTTASTSDIKSVLADIGTLGATGGILLYLDEIQYFNKRQQQSLLECVEQGTVTLIASTTENPYFYVYNALLSRCTVFEFKSLTAADIRQGVEHAVARLGAEDKVPILIPEDALDYLAQSAGGDMRKALGNLEFAVTAAPVENGSRTVTLDMVQQVAARTAMRYDKLGDDHYDIVSAYQKSMRGSDPDAALHYLARLLEAGDLPSACRRLMVCACEDVGLAWPQIIPIVKAAVDIANAVGLPEARLALADAVVLVATAPKSNSAHDGINAAMADVQAGRTGPIPRQLQNKHYDGADAKVKGQHYLYPHDFPHHWTKQQYLPDALKNRRYYEPGDNKNEQAFAQYWKKIKGEE
- the nth gene encoding endonuclease III gives rise to the protein MTKKELAQICIDRLKAEYPLAECTLDYDHAWQLLVEVRLAAQCTDARVNVVVQDLFARYPSVEALAAATPEEIEAIVKPCGLGRSKARDISACMRMLRDQYGGKVPDDFDALLALPGVGRKSANLIMGDVFGKPAIVTDTHCIRLCNRIGLVDNIKEPAKVERELWKIIPPEEGSDFCHRLVYHGRAVCTARTTPFCEKCCLADVCRTGKEYLHEKGN
- a CDS encoding GntR family transcriptional regulator — encoded protein: MKKETDTPLGGELRSQQTADRLVAELRSGLYAGASQLPSEVELAGALGISRTVVRDALSLLEREGYLERVRGIGTLVNRDVLKMENRLDQKLEFYRMIRAAGYEPHSDNVLVTRETAPDDLARRLGLAPEEHPTLVFVRRRVLADNTPVLYSTDILPLALFGGQRLDTLDFTRSIFEIVSEYCHVEVTKTLAHIRAVTGTPGIRHQLGLRPDQALMQLDETCYSRLCRPVLCCQTCYTDFFDFAIVRKLV
- the pyrB gene encoding aspartate carbamoyltransferase, which gives rise to MRHLIDPADFTLDETLRLMDLADRIHDDPAAYKDVAYRKRLATLFYEPSTRTRLSFEAAMLNLGGQVLGFPDARVSSASKGETVADTIRIISCYADIAAMRHPKEGAPLRAARYSRIPVINAGDGGHSHPTQTLLDMMTIRRRKGRLDNLTIGFCGDLKFGRTVHSLIKSLSRLPGMRFVLISPEELRVPDYIISEVLAPNGIDYIETRNLEQSLPDLDILYMTRVQQERFFNEEDYIRLKNSYILTKEKLSLAPADMAVLHPLPRVNEITLDVDDDPRAAYFEQAQNGVYMRMALIMTLLGLADPKTGEVAFDVNG